A single region of the Elizabethkingia sp. JS20170427COW genome encodes:
- the rfbB gene encoding dTDP-glucose 4,6-dehydratase, with the protein MKNIIITGGAGFIGSHVVREFVLQHPEITIINLDALTYAGNLENLKDIEKYPNYRFEKADITDIEALRRIFEKYHPDAVIHLAAESHVDRSITDPMAFINTNVNGTANLLNLCKEFWDLNPEHTHGRFPNKPRKNLFYHVSTDEVYGSLGEDGFFVETTAYDPKSPYSASKAASDHMVRAYGNTYGLPYIISNCSNNYGPNHFPEKLIPLCLFNIIHERPLPIYGDGKYTRDWLYVIDHARAIHQIFFEAKTGKTYNIGGFNEWQNIDLIHELIRQMDAKLGRPEGYSQKLITFVKDRPGHDKRYAIDATKLNQELSWKPSVTFEEGLAKTIEWYLENQEWLNNVTSGEYQKYYEKQYHS; encoded by the coding sequence ATGAAAAATATCATCATCACCGGAGGTGCCGGCTTTATAGGATCTCATGTTGTACGAGAGTTTGTCTTGCAACACCCTGAGATTACCATCATCAACCTAGATGCCCTTACCTATGCCGGAAATTTAGAAAACCTAAAGGATATTGAAAAATATCCTAATTATCGTTTTGAAAAAGCGGATATTACCGATATAGAAGCTTTAAGAAGAATTTTCGAAAAATACCACCCCGATGCGGTGATTCATTTAGCTGCTGAAAGCCACGTGGACAGAAGTATTACAGATCCCATGGCTTTTATCAATACAAATGTAAATGGTACTGCCAACCTCCTCAATCTTTGTAAAGAGTTTTGGGATTTAAATCCTGAACATACCCACGGTAGATTCCCTAATAAGCCTAGAAAAAATTTATTTTACCACGTATCTACAGACGAAGTATATGGCAGCTTAGGAGAAGATGGCTTTTTTGTAGAAACCACGGCTTACGATCCTAAATCGCCTTACTCAGCTTCTAAAGCTGCTTCCGACCATATGGTAAGAGCTTATGGAAATACTTATGGATTACCTTATATCATTTCCAACTGCTCCAACAATTATGGGCCTAACCATTTTCCAGAAAAACTAATCCCTCTATGTCTATTTAACATTATTCATGAAAGACCTCTGCCTATTTATGGTGATGGTAAATACACCCGCGATTGGCTTTATGTAATTGATCATGCAAGGGCTATACATCAAATTTTCTTTGAAGCCAAAACGGGAAAAACTTATAATATAGGAGGTTTTAACGAATGGCAAAATATAGACCTCATCCATGAACTTATCCGCCAAATGGATGCAAAATTAGGAAGACCCGAAGGTTATTCTCAAAAATTAATCACCTTTGTAAAAGATAGACCAGGACACGATAAGCGCTATGCTATTGATGCTACCAAACTCAACCAAGAACTTAGTTGGAAACCTTCTGTTACCTTTGAAGAGGGATTAGCCAAAACTATTGAATGGTATTTAGAAAACCAAGAATGGCTCAACAATGTCACCTCTGGAGAGTACCAAAAATACTACGAAAAACAATATCATTCATAA
- a CDS encoding HD domain-containing protein, whose product MQNLIKNTIAYVQQELEHAESGHDWFHIERVWKLSKKIAEDQECNLLVVELGALLHDIADSKFHNGDEELGPKKAAEFLKAQQVTQEIISQVTHIIKNISFKNRNEAPLNKSIELQIVQDADRIDALGAIGIARTFNFGGYKNNPIHLPGEKPKLNQSKEEYKKSNGSSINHFYEKLLLLKDMMNTQKGKEIASKRHQYMEDFLKEFFSEWEAEK is encoded by the coding sequence ATGCAAAATTTAATTAAAAATACTATTGCTTACGTACAACAAGAACTAGAGCATGCTGAATCTGGCCATGATTGGTTTCATATCGAAAGAGTTTGGAAGCTGTCCAAAAAAATTGCCGAAGACCAAGAGTGTAACCTTTTGGTAGTAGAACTAGGAGCCCTTTTACATGATATTGCCGATTCTAAATTCCATAATGGAGATGAAGAATTAGGTCCTAAAAAAGCAGCTGAATTTCTAAAAGCCCAACAAGTAACTCAAGAAATTATCAGCCAAGTAACCCATATCATTAAAAATATTTCCTTCAAAAACAGAAATGAAGCTCCACTAAATAAAAGCATAGAACTACAAATTGTACAAGATGCCGATAGGATAGATGCCCTTGGCGCAATAGGCATTGCTAGAACCTTCAATTTTGGTGGTTATAAAAATAACCCCATTCATCTCCCTGGAGAAAAGCCTAAACTAAACCAATCTAAAGAAGAGTATAAAAAATCTAACGGAAGTAGTATCAACCATTTCTACGAAAAGCTTCTTTTGCTAAAAGATATGATGAACACCCAAAAGGGAAAGGAAATAGCTTCCAAAAGACATCAATATATGGAGGATTTCCTTAAGGAATTCTTTTCAGAATGGGAAGCTGAAAAATAA
- a CDS encoding alpha/beta fold hydrolase: MEITIQTKDNTLLKAHLFSPEESNHKVLLINSATGVKQQVYFKFAQYLSTKGYTVITYDYRGIGLSKPHSMKNYSATMRDWGSLDYRALCEFIFEKFPQHQKYLLGHSVGALILGMNPYSQFFEKFIFIATQNAYIGNLKWKTKIEASLGFGVAQPLFSKIFGYFPSSWFGLGESLPTGCAKDWKSLIMNKSSINKLLESTENFSPLLQQETIILHADDDNWVTLQGIDNLLKNTYPQLKSSLQILQSSESPHQKIGHINFFRSYNQSLWKKIVLILQ, from the coding sequence ATGGAAATTACAATTCAAACAAAAGATAATACTCTTCTAAAAGCTCATCTATTTTCTCCTGAAGAAAGTAATCATAAAGTTTTGTTGATCAATTCAGCAACCGGGGTTAAGCAACAGGTTTATTTTAAATTTGCACAATACCTTTCAACTAAAGGATATACCGTTATTACTTATGATTATCGTGGAATAGGGCTTTCCAAACCTCATTCCATGAAAAACTACTCTGCCACCATGAGAGATTGGGGAAGTTTGGATTATAGAGCTCTCTGTGAATTTATTTTTGAAAAATTTCCTCAACATCAAAAATATCTCTTAGGGCATTCGGTAGGAGCACTTATCTTAGGAATGAATCCTTATTCCCAATTTTTTGAAAAATTCATTTTTATCGCTACGCAAAATGCTTATATTGGAAATCTAAAATGGAAAACTAAGATTGAAGCCTCATTAGGATTTGGTGTTGCTCAACCTTTATTTTCCAAAATATTTGGATACTTCCCTTCCTCGTGGTTTGGTCTAGGAGAGAGTCTCCCAACGGGATGTGCTAAAGATTGGAAGTCTTTAATTATGAATAAAAGTTCCATTAACAAACTCTTGGAAAGTACCGAAAACTTCTCCCCTCTTCTTCAACAAGAAACTATTATCCTGCATGCTGATGACGACAATTGGGTTACCCTACAAGGAATTGATAACTTATTAAAAAACACCTATCCACAATTAAAATCATCATTACAGATTTTACAATCTTCCGAATCCCCTCATCAAAAAATAGGACACATCAATTTCTTCAGAAGCTATAACCAAAGTCTATGGAAGAAAATTGTGCTAATTTTGCAGTAA
- a CDS encoding adenylyltransferase/cytidyltransferase family protein yields the protein MKTQKIGITFSAFDLLHAGHIKMLEEAKTVCDYLIVGLQLDPTYDRPEKNKPTQTVVERYIQLKACRSVDEIIPYNTEEDLMDILKSFVIDVRIIGDDYKDKNFTGKEYCEEKGIEIYYNKRDHRFSSSALKRAVFEQESKKLASK from the coding sequence ATGAAGACACAAAAAATTGGAATTACCTTTTCCGCTTTTGACTTGCTGCATGCTGGTCACATCAAAATGTTAGAAGAAGCTAAAACAGTTTGCGACTATCTTATCGTGGGACTTCAACTAGACCCTACTTATGACAGACCAGAAAAAAACAAACCTACCCAAACCGTGGTAGAAAGATATATTCAACTAAAAGCTTGTCGCTCAGTAGATGAAATTATCCCTTATAATACCGAAGAAGATTTAATGGATATCCTAAAATCTTTTGTGATTGATGTTAGAATCATCGGTGATGATTATAAAGACAAAAATTTTACAGGTAAAGAGTACTGTGAGGAAAAAGGTATCGAAATTTACTACAATAAAAGAGACCATCGTTTTTCCAGCTCTGCGCTAAAGAGAGCTGTTTTTGAACAAGAATCTAAAAAATTAGCATCAAAATAA
- a CDS encoding sugar transferase: MPQRYLFWKGIFAQIIALIGIMFLWPLLLTLLIVASIDTRSFGIFKQKRIGQHGKPFNIYKFQTLHPDTKSISNIGAFLRKYKLDELAQLFNILFGEMCFVGPRPDIPGYYDVLQGEDRKVLNLKPGLTCEASIKYRNEEYLLKQQQNPLEYNNQVIFPDKVKINLAYYHKLSPKEDIKIILKTVLSFLEP, encoded by the coding sequence ATGCCCCAGCGTTATCTCTTTTGGAAAGGAATTTTTGCCCAAATAATTGCCTTAATAGGAATTATGTTTCTTTGGCCTTTACTGCTTACTTTATTAATAGTAGCATCTATCGACACCCGTTCTTTCGGTATATTTAAACAAAAAAGGATAGGACAGCATGGGAAACCTTTCAACATTTATAAATTCCAGACCCTACATCCAGATACCAAATCCATCAGCAATATCGGGGCTTTTCTTAGAAAGTATAAACTAGACGAGCTTGCCCAGCTTTTCAATATTCTCTTTGGAGAAATGTGCTTTGTGGGTCCTAGGCCAGATATCCCGGGATATTATGATGTACTACAAGGAGAAGACCGAAAAGTCCTCAACCTAAAGCCAGGTCTTACTTGTGAGGCAAGTATCAAATATAGAAATGAGGAATACCTCCTAAAACAACAGCAAAATCCACTGGAATATAATAATCAGGTAATCTTTCCTGATAAAGTAAAAATTAATCTCGCATACTATCATAAGCTTTCTCCTAAGGAGGATATTAAAATTATATTAAAAACTGTATTATCCTTTTTAGAACCATAA
- the rfbC gene encoding dTDP-4-dehydrorhamnose 3,5-epimerase encodes MKITETPLKDCFVIEPTVIGDSRGYFYEKFNQKIFEEHTQQNGNFVQDNVSKSHYGVLRGLHLQKGEHAQAKLVSCIEGTVYDVAVDLREGSPTYQQWFGIELSGENKKQLYIPRGFAHGFIVLSPIAIFSYKCDNFYCKESEGSVKYNDPDLNIDWKIPYKDMLLSEKDQNAPSFKEHNF; translated from the coding sequence ATGAAAATTACGGAAACACCGCTTAAAGATTGTTTCGTTATAGAACCCACGGTTATCGGTGATAGTCGTGGTTATTTTTATGAAAAATTTAATCAAAAAATTTTTGAAGAACACACCCAGCAAAACGGAAACTTTGTACAAGACAATGTATCCAAGTCCCACTATGGCGTACTAAGAGGGCTCCACTTACAAAAAGGAGAACATGCCCAAGCCAAGCTAGTATCGTGCATAGAAGGTACTGTTTATGATGTTGCCGTAGATTTAAGAGAAGGCTCTCCTACCTACCAGCAATGGTTTGGTATAGAGCTAAGTGGCGAAAATAAAAAACAGCTCTACATCCCAAGAGGTTTCGCTCATGGTTTTATTGTCTTGTCTCCTATTGCCATCTTCAGTTATAAATGCGATAACTTTTATTGCAAAGAATCGGAAGGAAGTGTAAAATATAACGATCCGGATCTTAATATAGATTGGAAAATACCATATAAGGACATGCTACTTTCCGAAAAGGATCAAAACGCTCCCAGTTTTAAAGAACATAACTTTTAA